The following nucleotide sequence is from Aspergillus luchuensis IFO 4308 DNA, chromosome 1, nearly complete sequence.
GATAGGAGCGGGCGATAGACACGAGAGGCCGCTGGTGGATCAGCGACACTGACGACAAAGATGGAGTTCATCCGCTTCGagagcttctttctttctttctttgctttgccCGACCGGTGCTCGTCCACGTGACTTAGGCGGTGGGCGCGAACTTGGGCGCAGAAACACGCGGCGCGTCGTCGATCTTCCTGCCGCATGTTTAATTACTGCTGGCCGCTGCATCCCCATTCAGTTACCAAAAAGAGATCGTctgctcttctctcttctcttctctcttccctcctcccttttCATACCTCTTATATACCTCCACAACCTCTTTGCCTCACTCCTCCCTTCATCATACTTCTCCACATCTAACACCTCTGGTCTACCACACCATCCTTTGCCTCCCCCTCTATCCCTCCATATTACTCCATCAAGCAGCTCGCGCTCCACTACCGCCCCTCCATCGCTATGTCGGTCGTTTCTCTTCTTGGCGTGAAAATCGTCAATAACCCTGCCTCTTTCCTCGACCCCTATCAATTCGAGATCACGTTTGAATGTCTTGAACAGCTGCAGAAAGGTACGCTGTGAACCCCGCTCCCATGAATTGGCCGTCGCTAATGAGTTTCCAGATCTGGAGTGGAAGCTCACCTATGTCGGTTCAGCGACATCGTAAGTTGGATCGGACCGAGATAAAATCAATCCACCTGTTaacgaccttcttctctagCTCCGAGTATGACCAGGAACTCGACTCTCTCCTGGTGGGACCGATCCCCGTCGGTGTCAACAAGTTCATCTTCGAGGCCGATCCCCCAGACCTCAAGCGCATCCCTACTTCCGAAATTCTGGGAGTTACCGTGATCCTTCTCACTTGCAGCTACGACGGCAGAGAATTCGTCCGTGTTGGCTACTATGTAAACAATGAATACGATTCCGAGGAGCTCATGGAGCAGCCGCCGGCTCGGCCGATCATCGAGCGCATTCGTCGGAATATCCTTGCTGAGAAGCCCAGAGTAACCCGCTTTGCCATCAAGTGGTGAGTGCCCTGTTTAGATTTTTGCCATACGATACTAACAGCTACCGCCTAGGGACTCGGAGGAATCTGCCCCCGCTGAATACCCGCCGGACCAGCCCGAAGCCGACCAGGAGGGCGATGACAGTGCTGCCTACGGTGCAGAGGAAGCAGAGCTGGAAGCAGCTCTCTTCAAGGAGCTCAACGATCTGGAGCCCAAGACCGAAGACCAAGAGATGGAGGGTACCGAGGGCCCTGccgccaaggaggaagaggaggaagacatctCGGACGCCGAGTCCGAGGACATCGAAGATGAGagcgacgaagatgaggaggagctcgacgaggaagagggcgacgatggcgatgaggacGTCGAGATGGGTGATGATTCCGAGCAGAAGGATGAATCCGCCGGAGGtgccagcaacaacaatcccGCGgcccatcaacaacagcccGAGCTGATGGTGCACTAAAGCAACTGAAGAGCCTCGAAGTTATACTACGTTTCTTTATTCCTATCTGTCGAATGATTTTACGATTGGGTTGCAACGTGTTTCATGACAACATATCATCTATCATATCCCTGCAAGTATTTAGCTTTATGACATAGACCCGACCAGCCAAACCAACATAATTCGAAAAAATGCACATACTTGATTtcacctttccttcttcgctACTATCTTACCCCTCCACATTCCTCACCGCATCAAATGCAAGGGCAATCTGAAGAATCGAAACTACCATGGCAACTGCATGCATCCCTAACAGTGTACATTGGGGAAAACCAACGCAAGGCCAAAAGCAAATTCCCAACAGGGTAAAACCCAAACAAGTAGCCTAGTACACAATGGCATTGATCTACAATGCATAAATACATCATACAAAACTTGTCCTATcttgaataatattaattcccGCTATTCTGCTGTGTAACTTCACCACTCAGCGACTCTTTATTGTTCCATTCTGGCCCAATTCACTTTCGTGACGATAATGCGGAACAAGAAGTGTTATTGAGCTTTACaatacttagtagtactatagCAATTGAACATAAACAATACtcaattttatttatctggATATGACAACACAATATCTCTTGAATACACTCTACTTGAAAGATGTTGTGTCAAAAAGACTGCGGTGAAGACAGAGCCTGTATATCTACTCGCCCGAAAAGTAGGTGAGAAAGGATTGAAGCAAGGAAAGTGAAGGACTATCCTTCCTACATAGTAGTTAGTACCTATGGGTagttttgctttcttttacTTGCTATGGTAAGTAGGGAGTGAGAGAGGGTCCTTGCGCTTGCGTAaggtttctttctttctttctttctttccttctgccCTTCAGTTGGTGGAGGTCTATTGTATGTTGTGGGGAGTGTTACTATGGCTGGCTGTCTATGGGAATAGAGAGTTGGGGATGAGTGTGGATGTATTCTTTGATTAGATTATTGGGGCTTGTGGTAAAAAGATAGGAATTAGTCTAATATTTACTGATTCATGATGATTGCTGAGTAGGTTCATCCCAGTGGTGTTTAGTTGCGGTGTATTAGATTCCAAGTACTATGTTTCTACCGTGCGGATAGATAACTATCTGCACGAGCACATTACGTTTAGGGTTTTgaggatctgaagaagctcgaTTGAATCCGAAAATTAAGGAAACACTTTATTCAGCATAGGAATAGCACTCAAAACGCCAACAAAAGCAtgggtatggtatggtatggtaggAATAATGGGTCTAATGTACTCAGCCGTTACTGCTGAACgctactttttcttcttcatgtcACCGTAGTATGCATCTAGAAGCCGAACTTTGAGCCGAGTGCTATGATTTCGTTAGCTTAGTCTGTGAGACAGAAAAGGGGTGCTTACCGCCAAGgactgccttcttcttctggttacTGACAAACTTGTTCACGTCGCGAGCccagttgctgctgctctcttCCAGCCGATCCATGCTATCGCCGGCAAAGTTGAGTCGTTCGGTGCGTTCCTGCACTTGGCGCGACATGTAGGACAAGTATCCTTCCTGGCTGCTCGACGATTTGTTTGTCGGGGTTCTGCCTTCCCGGAAAGCTTTGCGGCGCTCCTCTTCGTCTAGGCGCATCTGCTCCTGCATGCGCTTGGATGGTGGCCGGTCGGGACCGCCGACTGTTATGGGTCAGTCGCTAATTGTAGGCTAGGTAGGGGAGTATACGTACTGAGAATGTCCATATCGGCTGGGGAAACGTATTGAGTTCCTGAGATCCACTGGATGTTGGTGATCGTGGGTCGTGGGGGCATGACGGCTTGCGGGTTGTAGAGCTGGTCTTCGGACTGGCGTCTAGATAGTCTGTTAGTATCCACAGCCCTGAAATAAGATGATGGGTGTTGCCTACAGTGCATgtcctcctccccaaacacTGAATAAGCCCACTTCAGAAGGACTGGTCCAGACCATGACGGTGCCGTTGGAGGAGATCGTGGCATCCGAAAGGCGCCGCATGTCAGCGATCTGATTGATTGGGCTGGCGCCAATCTCTTTCAGACCAGGGATCGAGAAAGCTCGCGTGTATCCGTCTCCGAAAAGCCCAACCAGACTGTATCCACGAGCCTCAGTCTTGACAACCGCTGCGGAATCGCAAAGGTAGTCATCCCAGGACCTATGGGCACCCTTGGAAGTTGCTGGCTTGAAGATTCTGCACCCGGAAACAGTCACCGCGACGACAACACCATGAACGCGGACACCGTTTCTCAAACCTCCGACAGAATTGGGGGTGGCCAATGCAAGTCCGCCGTCGTCTGCGTTGACGGGAATGATGTTGATAACCTTGTCATCCAGCAAGCTTGTGCCGACAAATTGAGCACAGTAGCGCCCACCCTCCCCTGGCAGAATCTTGAATGTGGCCAGGTTGCCTCTGTTAGTACCCACGAAGCAGCAAATACTGGAATAATCTGCGAGAC
It contains:
- the asf1 gene encoding nucleosome assembly factor ASF1 (BUSCO:EOG09264COX;~COG:B;~EggNog:ENOG410PI2N;~InterPro:IPR017282,IPR006818,IPR036747;~PFAM:PF04729;~go_component: GO:0005634 - nucleus [Evidence IEA];~go_function: GO:0042393 - histone binding [Evidence IEA];~go_process: GO:0006333 - chromatin assembly or disassembly [Evidence IEA];~go_process: GO:0006334 - nucleosome assembly [Evidence IEA];~go_process: GO:0006337 - nucleosome disassembly [Evidence IEA];~go_process: GO:0016573 - histone acetylation [Evidence IEA]) — protein: MSVVSLLGVKIVNNPASFLDPYQFEITFECLEQLQKDLEWKLTYVGSATSSEYDQELDSLLVGPIPVGVNKFIFEADPPDLKRIPTSEILGVTVILLTCSYDGREFVRVGYYVNNEYDSEELMEQPPARPIIERIRRNILAEKPRVTRFAIKWDSEESAPAEYPPDQPEADQEGDDSAAYGAEEAELEAALFKELNDLEPKTEDQEMEGTEGPAAKEEEEEDISDAESEDIEDESDEDEEELDEEEGDDGDEDVEMGDDSEQKDESAGGASNNNPAAHQQQPELMVH